A genome region from Zootoca vivipara chromosome 11, rZooViv1.1, whole genome shotgun sequence includes the following:
- the RMI1 gene encoding recQ-mediated genome instability protein 1, with the protein MTASSLAARVKTWLSSTWHVKVPAPWLEACIDWIQQENGSGSLAQASINKQVFEQWLLTDLRDLEYPVLPDCISNNPKGELNSFYSIQIDSLVDVSQPAYSQLQKIRKKNTVNEEITGNTQVTLRPWEAKPTRMLMLQLTDGIHDIQGMEYQPIPVLHSNLPPGTKVTIQGKVAYRLGVLLLKPENVRLLGGEVDSLVEENSEERVLARLIREEDRNPNAERSNAAECDISIPVDEVGPSDEELLASLGENEELMINEARFESGYCTRSTRLNSTTSLLPTTESCLLQDSAAFIAENEEQSVPVLGNMEGDFYEFPLEDDLLLEEEILQEQIQVLNRSSNINHYLIKEGESGETVICDIHEENTGDFLIKHNAQKTQNMEGCFGNMIVQEKNNEKPSNNSNNRLTDINVELEQYPQPEQTCRVQNKCHKVDLNALPFTYLSVLLRNKPKAITTLKIRAFIVTLTRNLTSSGGFSSLSAKISDGTAYLEVDFADEILTSLIGFSAPEMKQLKKDPVLGPRIREGLQNCQRALIDLCCLMTIKFNPSQTKATVIVLQDINASDFNNLKERLNTCCI; encoded by the coding sequence ATGACTGCATCAAGTCTGGCAGCAAGAGTGAAAACTTGGCTTTCATCTACATGGCATGTGAAGGTTCCTGCTCCATGGCTAGAAGCGTGTATTGATTGGATTCAACAAGAAAATGGCAGTGGCAGTTTGGCTCAGGCTTCTATTAACAAGCAAGTTTTTGAGCAGTGGCTTCTTACAGATCTCAGAGATCTCGAATACCCAGTTCTGCCTGACTGCATTTCAAACAATCCAAAGGGAGAATTGAACAGCTTTTATTCCATACAGATTGATTCACTTGTTGATGTGAGTCAGCCTGCCTATTCCCAACTGCAAAagataagaaagaaaaatactgtaaatGAGGAAATAACTGGTAATACACAGGTAACATTGAGGCCCTGGGAAGCAAAGCCTACTCGAATGCTGATGCTGCAACTGACAGATGGCATACATGACATTCAAGGCATGGAATACCAGCCTATTCCTGTTCTCCATAGCAATCTTCCTCCAGGGACAAAGGTTACGATACAGGGGAAAGTTGCATATCGCTTAGGTGTTCTTTTGCTTAAACCAGAAAATGTAAGATTGTTGGGGGGTGAAGTGGATAGCCTTGTAGAGGAAAATTCTGAGGAAAGAGTTCTTGCTAGGCTTATTAGAGAAGAAGACAGAAATCCTAATGCTGAGAGATCAAATGCTGCTGAATGTGACATTTCAATACCTGTTGATGAAGTGGGCCCTTCTGATGAAGAGCTTCTGGCAAGTCTTGGGGAAAATGAAGAATTAATGATAAACGAGGCCCGTTTTGAAAGTGGATACTGCACCAGAAGTACCAGATTAAATTCCACCACATCTCTGCTTCCCACTACTGAAAGCTGTTTGCTACAAGACTCTGCAGCATTCATTGCAGAAAATGAAGAACAAAGTGTTCCAGTTCTGGGGAACATGGAAGGAGATTTCTATGAGTTTCCATTGGAAGATGATTTACTTTTAGAAGAAGAGATCCTGCAAGAACAGATACAGGTTCTGAATAGAAGCTCTAACATAAATCATTACCTTATCAAAGAAGGGGAATCTGGTGAAACAGTAATATGTGATATACATGAAGAAAACACAGGAGATTTTTTAATCAAACATAATGCCCAGAAAACCCAAAACATGGAAGGCTGTTTTGGAAATATGATAGTACAAGAGAAAAACAATGAAAAGCCCTCCAATAATTCCAACAATAGGCTAACAGACATTAATGTAGAACTTGAACAATATCCTCAACCTGAACAGACTTGCAGAGTACAAAATAAGTGCCACAAAGTTGATTTAAATGCCCTTCCCTTCACATATTTATCAGTTTTATTACGTAACAAGCCCAAGGCTATTACAACTCTAAAAATTAGAGCATTTATAGTAACTCTTACCAGAAATCTAACAAGTAGTGGTGGCTTCTCAAGTTTATCAGCAAAAATATCTGATGGTACAGCTTATTTAGAAGTTGATTTTGCTGATGAGATTCTAACAAGCTTGATTGGGTTTTCAGCACCTGAAATGAAACAACTAAAGAAAGATCCTGTCCTAGGCCCCAGAATTAGGGAAGGTTTACAGAATTGCCAACGAGCACTAATAGACCTCTGTTGTTTGATGACCATCAAATTTAACCCTTCTCAGACAAAAGCAACAGTAATAGTTTTGCAAGACATTAATGCAAGTGATTTCAATAATTTAAAAGAACGCCTAAATACATGCTGCATTTAA